In Fusarium oxysporum f. sp. lycopersici 4287 chromosome 2, whole genome shotgun sequence, a genomic segment contains:
- a CDS encoding elongation factor 2 (At least one base has a quality score < 10), whose product MDKPTNVRNMSVIAHVDHGKSTLTDSLLAKAGIISTAKAGDARATDTRADEQERGITIKSTAISLYGQLGEDDDVADIVGQKTDGKDFLINLIDSPGHVDFSSEVTAALRVTDGALVVVDTVEGVCVQTETVLRQALGERIKPVIIINKVDRALLELQVSKEDLYQSFSRTIESVNVIISTYLDKSIGDIQVYPDKGTVAFGSGLHGWAFTVRQFAVRYAKKFGVDKNKMMERLWGDNYFNPKTKKWTKNGTYEGKQLERAFNQFILDPIFKIFSAVMNFKKEETATLLEKLNLKLPAEDREKEGKQLLKAVMRTFLPAADSLLEMMILTFLLPPPPRVPC is encoded by the coding sequence ATGGACAAGCCTACCAATGTCCGTAACATGTCCGTTATTGCCCACGTCGACCACGGCAAGTCTACCCTGACCGACTCTCTTCTCGCCAAGGCCGGTATCATTTCCACCgccaaggctggtgatgCCCGAGCCACAGATACTCGTGCCGACGAACAGGAACGTGGTATCACCATCAAGTCTACTGCCATCTCTCTGTATGGTCAGCTTggtgaagacgacgacgTTGCCGACATTGTTGGCCAAAAGACCGACGGAAAGGACTTCTTGATCAACCTCATTGATTCTCCCGGTCACGTTGATTTCTCTTCTGAGGTTACCGCTGCTCTCCGTGTCACTGATGGTGCTCTTGTTGTCGTCGACACCGTCGAGGGTGTCTGTGTCCAGACTGAGACTGTCCTCCGACAGGCCCTTGGTGAGCGCATCAAGcccgtcatcatcatcaacaaggtcGACCGTgctcttctcgagcttcagGTCTCCAAGGAGGATCTGTATCAGTCCTTCTCCCGAACCATCGAGTCCGTCAACGTCATCATTTCTACCTACCTTGACAAGTCCATTGGTGACATCCAGGTCTACCCCGACAAGGGTACCGTTGCCTTCGGTTCCGGTCTGCACGGCTGGGCTTTCACCGTCCGACAGTTCGCTGTCCGATACGCCAAGAAGTTCGGTGTTGATAAGAACAAGATGATGGAGCGTCTCTGGGGCGACAACTACTTCAaccccaagaccaagaagtGGACCAAGAACGGCACCTACGAGGGTAAGCAGCTCGAGCGTGCCTTCAACCAGTTCATCCTCGACCccatcttcaagatcttctccGCTGTTATGaacttcaagaaggaggagaccGCCACTctcctcgagaagctcaacctTAAGCTTCCCGCTGAGGACCGtgagaaggagggcaagCAGCTCCTCAAGGCTGTCATGCGAACCTTCCTTCCCGCTGCCGACTCTCTCCTCGAGATGATGATTCTCACCTTCCTTCTCCCGCCACCGCCCAGAGTACCGTGCTGA
- a CDS encoding elongation factor 2 (At least one base has a quality score < 10) — MVPTSDKGRFYAFGRVFSGTVRSGLKVRIQGPNYVPGKKEDLFIKAIQRTVLMMGGKVEPIDDMPAGNIVGLVGIDQFLLKSGTLTTSETAHNLKVMKFSVSPVVQRSVQVKNAQDLPKLVEGLKRLSKSDPCVLTMTSESGEHVVAGAGELHLEICLKDLEEDHAGVPLIISDPVVQYRETVTAKSSITALSKSPNKHNRLYMVAEPIEEELSLAIEAGKVSARDDFKARARVLADDFGWDVTDARKIWTFGPDGTGANLLVDQTKAVQYLNEIKDSVVSGFQWATREGPVAEEPMRSCRFNILDVTLHADAIHRGGGQIIPTARRVLYAASLLAEPALLEPVYLVEIQVPEQAMGGVYGVLTRRRGHVFSEEQRPGTPLFNIKAYLPILESFGFNGDLRQATSGQAFPQSVFDHWQILPGGSPLDSTTKVGQIVTTMRKRKGVKELVPGVENYYDKL; from the exons ATGGTGCCCACCTCCGATAAGGGTCGATTCTACGCCTTCGGTCGTGTCTTCTCCGGTACCGTCCGATCCGGTCTCAAGGTCCGCATTCAGGGTCCCAACTACGTCCctggcaagaaggaggatctcttcatcaaggctATCCAGCGTACTGTCCTGATGATGGGTGGCAAGGTCGAGCCCATCGACGACATGCCTGCCGGTAACATTGTCGGTCTGGTCGGTATCGATCAGTTCCTTCTCAAGTCTGGTACCCTCACCACCAGCGAGACCGCCCACAACCTCAAGGTCATGAAGTTCTCCGTCTCCCCCGTCGTCCAGCGTTCCGTCCAGGTCAAGAACGCTCAGGATCTCCCCAAGCTTGTTGAGGGTCTCAAGCGTCTCTCCAAGTCCGATCCTTGTGTGTTGACCATGACCTCCGAGTCTGGTGAGCACGTTGTCGCCGGTGCCGGTGAGCTGCATCTCGAGATTTGcctcaaggatcttgaggagGATCACGCCGGTGTTCCCCTGATCATCTCCGACCCCGTCGTCCAGTACCGTGAGACCGTTACTGCCAAGTCCAGCATTACTGCTCTGTCCAAGTCTCCCAACAAGCACAACCGTCTGTATATGGTTGCTGAGCCTATCGAGGAGGAGCTCTCTCTTGCCATCGAGGCTGGCAAGGTCAGCGCCCGTGACGATTTCAAGGCCCGTGCCCGTGTCCTTGCTGACGACTTCGGCTGGGATGTCACCGACGCCCGAAAGATCTGGACCTTCGGCCCTGACGGCACTGGTGCTAACCTGTTGGTCGACCAGACCAAGGCCGTTCAGTACCTCAACGAAATCAAGGATTCCGTTGTCTCCGGTTTCCAATGGGCCACCCGTGAGGGTCCCGTTGCTGAGGAGCCCATGCGATCTTGCcgcttcaacatcctcgaTGTTACCCTCCACGCTGATGCTATTCACCGTGGTGGTGGTCAGATCATCCCCACTGCCCGTCGTGTCCTGTACGCCGCCTCTCTTCTCGCCGAGCCCGCTCTTCTCGAGCCCGTGTACCTTGTCGAGATTCAGGTCCCTGAGCAGGCCATGGGTGGTGTCTACGGTGTCCTTACCCGACGACGTGGTCACGTCTTCAGTGAGGAGCAGCGACCTGGTACTCCTCTGTTCAACATCAAGGCTTACCTCCCCATTCTCGAGTCTTTCGGCTTCAACGGAGATCTCCGACAGGCCACCTCCGGACAGGCTTTCCCCCAGTCCGTCTTCGACCACTGGCAGATCCTCCCCGGTGGCTCTCCCCTCGATTCTACCACCAAGGTCGGACAAATTGTCACCACCATGCGAAAGCGCAAGGGTGTCAAGGAGCTCGTTCCTGGTGTCGAGAAC TACTACGACAAGCTGTAA
- a CDS encoding methylenetetrahydrofolate reductase (NADPH), with the protein MHIKDMLNDAERSGQPSFSFEYFPPKTAQGVQNLYDRMDRMYNLGPKFIDITWGAGGRIAELTCEMVLQAQAVYGLETCMHLTCTDMGVEKVNDALLKAYKAGCTNILALRGDPPRAQDKWTAADGGFQYARDLVKHIRDTYGNHFDIGVAGYPEGSDDNKNEDELLDHLKEKVDMGASFIVTQMFYDADNFIRWVKRVRERGITIPILPGIMPIATYASFLRRANHMQAKIPQEWLDALEPVKNDDVAVRNIGKTLVANMCRKLLANGIHHLHFYTMNLAQATRMLLEELQWAPCAERPLQQALPWKQSKGLGRREEDVRPIFWRNRNKSYVIRTQDWDEFPNGRWGDSRSPAFGELDAYGIGLTGTNEANRKKWGEPKTIQDIAQLFVRYLQNEIESLPWSEAPLTTEADEIREELIELNKRGLLTVNSQPAVNGVKSSHPVHGWGPDNGYVYQKSYLELLVHPDVFDKMITRIENHPDLTYYAVTKDGELRSNVTSDGPNAVTWGVFPGKEIVQPTIVESISFLAWKDEAFRLGVDWAHCYDMSSPSRALLEGVMNDWYLVNIVNNDFHDNKTIFELLKGLEVKDLTTPATPLTESVGNGAVDTEPIANGTAATAVAN; encoded by the exons ATGCATATCAAGGACATGCTCAACGACGCCGAGAGGAGCGGCCAgccctccttctctttcGAATACTTCCCTCCCAAGACCGCCCAAGGTGTTCAGAACCTTTACGACCGTATGGATCGCATGTATAACCTAGGTCCTAAGTTCATCGACATCACATGGGGTGCTGGTGGTAGAATTGCCGAGCTCACTTGCGAGATGGTACTCCAGGCTCAAGCTGTCTACGGCCTCGAAACTTGCATGCATCTGACCTGTACTGACAtgggtgttgagaaggtcaatgATGCCCTTCTTAAAGCGTACAAAGCTGGGTGCACCAACATCCTGGCCCTACGTGGTGACCCCCCCCGAGCTCAAGACAAGTGGACCGCTGCCGATGGAGGCTTCCAGTATGCCCGTGATCTCGTCAAACACATCCGCGATACCTACGGCAACCACTTCGACATCGGTGTTGCTGGTTATCCTGAGGGTTCCGACGACAACAAGAATGAGGACGAACTACTTGACCAtctcaaggagaaggttgaCATGGGCGCCAGTTTCATCGTCACACAGATGTTCTATGATGCTGATAACTTCATTCGCTGGGTGAAGCGTGTTCGTGAGCGTGGCATCACTATCCCTATCCTCCCCGGTATCATGCCCATCGCTACATATGCCAGCTTCCTTCGACGAGCAAACCATATGCAGGCCAAGATCCCTCAAGAATGGCTCGATGCACTTGAGCCTGTTAAGAACGACGATGTTGCTGTCAGAAACATCGGAAAGACCCTGGTTGCCAACATGTGCCGAAAGTTGCTCGCCAACGGGATTCACCACCTTCACTTCTATACTATGAACCTTGCCCAGGCTACACGCATGTTACTTGAGGAGCTCCAATGGGCTCCTTGCGCTGAGCGTCCTCTTCAACAGGCTCTCCCTTGGAAACAGTCCAAAGGACTTGGCCGCCGCGAGGAGGATGTTCGGCCCATCTTTTGGAGAAACCGCAACAAGTCTTATGTCATTCGCACACAGGATTGGGATGAGTTCCCTAACGGTCGATGGGGTGATTCTCGCTCTCCTGCTTTCGGAGAGTTGGATGCTTACGGCATTGGTTTGACTGGTACTAACGAGGCCAATCGCAAGAAATGGGGCGAGCCCAAGACCATTCAGGATATTGCTCAACTTTTCGTCCGATATCTCCAAAATGAGATCGAATCTCTGCCATGGAGTGAGGCACCTCTTACCACCGAGGCTGACGAGATTCGAGAGGAGCTTATTGAGCTGAACAAACGAGGATTGTTGACTGTGAACTCCCAGCCTGCTGTCAATGGTGTCAAGTCTTCTCACCCTGTCCACGGCTGGGGCCCTGACAACGGTTATGTCTACCAGAAGTCATACCTTGAGTTACTGGTGCACCCTGATGTCTTCGACAAGATGATCACTCGCATTGAGAACCACCCTGATCTGACCTACTACGCTGTGACTAAGGACGGCGAGCTCCGATCTAATGTGACATCTGATGGCCCCAACGCAGTGACATGGGGTGTCTTCCCTGGAAAGGAGATTGTGCAACCAACCATTGTCGAGAGCATCAGTTTCCTTGCATGGAAGGACGAGGCATTCCGACTGGGTGTCGATTGGGCTCACTGTTATGACATGAGCTCGCCTAGCCGAGCTCTGCTTGAGGGTGTCATGAATGACTGGTACCTCGTCAACATCG TGAACAACGATTTCCACGACAACAAAACCATCTTCGAGCTTCTGAAGGGCCTCGAGGTCAAGGACCTCACCACTCCTGCGACTCCTTTGACTGAGTCTGTAGGTAATGGCGCCGTAGATACCGAACCTATTGCCAACGGTACTGCAGCCACTGCAGTTGCGAACTAG